TGTAGCGGTAGGCGCGGAGTTTCTGCTCGGCATTGTCAAAGGTGAGCCACAGGCGCTCCTTGACCACGCCTGCTGTCTTTTCCTTTAGCCAGTAGGCGGTGAAGCGCTTGTCTGCGTGGTCCACGCTGGTGGGCTGGCCCCAGCGGGCCACGGCCTGGTCATAGGTGAGCACGCCCACGTCCTTGGCCAGCTCCTGGTCCACGTTGCCGAAGTGGCTGGCCGTGTTGCAGGCCGAGGCTAGCAACAGGCAGAAGAGCAGGGCGCTGGCGATACCGGCGCGGGACATGCCTAATCCCCCGCCAGAACCGGCTCCACCACCGGGTGGCCGAAGAGCTGGTTAACCGAGTCGATAAGCGCCGGGTCGGCGGCCACGCGGTACTGGCCGGGCAGCACCAGGGTGGCGGTGCCCTTGCCCGGCACCTTGAGGTGCAGCGACACCCGGCAGGTGCCGGGGTGCTTGTCCAGGGTTTGCCTGAGCAGCACCAGCTTCTCGCGGGTGAGGCCCGTGGCCTCCAGCTTGAGGCGCAAGCGGGTGGTGCGGGTTTGGGCCGCCGAGCTCAGCGGCTCCACAGAGGTGGCTTTCACCTTTACCCCGCGCTCGTCCTTGTCCACCGTGCCCTTGACCAAAAGCGGTTCGTCGCCCTTTAAAAACTCCTCGGCCTTGGCAAAGCAGTCCGGGAAGCAGATCACCTCCACCGTGCCCTTCAGGTCCTCCAGGCTCACGAAGGCCATGCGGTCGCCCTTTTTGGTGACCTTCTGTTTCAGGGCAGCGGCCACCCCGGCCAGGGTCACGGTCATGCCGTCGCTGGCCGCCTTTAGGGCCACGGTGTCCAGGGTGCCCAGGCGCTTGATCTCGTCCTGAAAGTCGCTGAGCGGGTGCCCGGTGATGTAGAAGCCGATGGCCTCCTTCTCGTAGCCCAGGCGGTCGGCCTCGGCCCAGGGCGGCACGTTGGGCAGCTCCGGCGCGGCCGGCCCAGGCCCGCTGGCCCCGCCCATGAGGTCGAAGATGGAGCCCTGGCCCGCGTCGATGTCGCGCCGCACCTTCTGGCCGTGCTCCAGGGCCTCATCCAACACGGCCATGAGCTGGGCGCGGTGGGCCCCGGTGCTGTCAAAGGCGCCGCACTTGACAAGGCTCTCCAGCACCCGGCGGTTGACCTTGCGCAGGTCCACCCGCTCGCAGAATTCGTGCAGGCCCGCGAACTCGCCGCCCTCGGCGCGCGCTTCCAGGATGGCCTCCACCGCGCCGCGCCCCACGTTCTTCACCGCGGCCAGGCCGAAGCGGATGGCCTCGTCCACCACGGTGAAGTCCATGGCCGAGAGGTTGATGTCAGGCGGCTTGACGGTGAGGCCGTGCTCGCGGCACTCGCCGATGTGGGCCATCACCTTGTCGGTGTCGTTGACCTCGCTGGTCAGCAGCGCGGCCATGAACTCCAAGGGGAAGTGGGCCTTGAGGTATGCGGTCTGGAAGGTGATGAGGGCATAGGCCGCGGAGTGGGACTTGTTGAAGCCATAGCCCGCAAACTTGGCAATGAGGTCGAACATGTTGCCCGACTCGGCCCGGGAAATACCGTGCTCCAGGGCGCCTTCCAAAAAGCGCTCCTTTTGCTGGTTCATCACCTGGGGGTCTTTCTTGCCCATGGCCCGGCGCAGGATGTCGCCCTCGCCCAGGGAGTAGCCGGCCAGGCGGCGGGCGATCTCCATGACCTGCTCCTGGTACACGATGACCCCGTAGGTCTCCTTCAAGACCGGCTCCAGCTCGGGGAAGAAGTAGCTCACCTCCTTCTGGCCGTGCTTGCGGGCCACGAAGTCGTCCACCATGCCCGATTCCAAGGGGCCGGGGCGGTAGAGGGCCACCAGGGCGATTACGTCCTCGAACACGCCGGGCTTGAGCTTGGCCAGGAGCTCCTTCATGCCCGAGGACTCCAGCTGGAACACGCCGGTGGTGTCGCCGCGGGACAAGAGCTCGTAGGTCTCCTTGTCCTCCAGGTCCACGCTCTCGATGGCGAAGTCCGGGTCGTGGTTGGCCCGCACCATCTGCACGGCATAGGCGATCACCGTGAGCGTCTTGAGGCCCAAAAAGTCGAACTTGATCAGTCCGGCCTTTTCCACGCACTTCATGTCGAACTGGGTGACCACCGACTCGTCCGAGGGGTTGCGGTACAGGGGCACCACCTCGTCCAAGGGAACGTCGCCGATGACCACCCCGGCGGCGTGGGTGGAAGCATGGCGGGGCAGGCCTTCCAGAGAGCGCGCGATGTTGATCAGTTTGTTCACCTGGGGGTCGGCCTTCATGCGCTCCCGGATGCGGGGCTCGGTGTCCAGGGCCTCGTCCAGGCTGATGCCCAGCTTGGTGGGCACCAGCTTGGCGATCTGATCCGCGTCGGCATAGGGCACGTTCAAGGCGCGGGCCACGTCGCGGATAACCGCGCGGGCCTGCATGGAGCCGTAGGTGATGATCTGGGCCACCCGGTCGGACCCGTACTTTTCGGTGACGTACTCGATCACCTCGGGCCGCCGGAACTGGCAGAAGTCCACGTCGATGTCGGGCAT
This window of the Desulfarculaceae bacterium genome carries:
- the dnaE gene encoding DNA polymerase III subunit alpha, with protein sequence MTTPFVHLHCHTQYSLLDGAIRLPDLMKRAKELGMDSVAVTDHGNMFGAIHFQLAAQKAGLKPIIGCEVYVAPGDRREKEAKPGQEIANHLVLLAKDLTGYQNLVRLVSAGYTEGFYYKPRIDMELLSKHSQGLIALSACLSGKVPSLLMNDRIEQAEAEAKEFLSIMGEGNFFLELQDAGLPEQKKVNPMLVDLGQRLGIGLVATNDCHYLTRDDHEAHDVLLCIQTGKTVDASDRMKLSNETYYKTPEEMSALFGHVPGAIENSVEIASRCNVEIPLGNLRFPVFSLDNGETAEDRLRKEAREGLQERIAELTARGQAIDKQEYADRLAYELDVLVQMGFAGYFLVVADFINWAKDHGIPVGPGRGSAAGSLVAFSMRITDLDPIRYGLIFERFLNIERKSMPDIDVDFCQFRRPEVIEYVTEKYGSDRVAQIITYGSMQARAVIRDVARALNVPYADADQIAKLVPTKLGISLDEALDTEPRIRERMKADPQVNKLINIARSLEGLPRHASTHAAGVVIGDVPLDEVVPLYRNPSDESVVTQFDMKCVEKAGLIKFDFLGLKTLTVIAYAVQMVRANHDPDFAIESVDLEDKETYELLSRGDTTGVFQLESSGMKELLAKLKPGVFEDVIALVALYRPGPLESGMVDDFVARKHGQKEVSYFFPELEPVLKETYGVIVYQEQVMEIARRLAGYSLGEGDILRRAMGKKDPQVMNQQKERFLEGALEHGISRAESGNMFDLIAKFAGYGFNKSHSAAYALITFQTAYLKAHFPLEFMAALLTSEVNDTDKVMAHIGECREHGLTVKPPDINLSAMDFTVVDEAIRFGLAAVKNVGRGAVEAILEARAEGGEFAGLHEFCERVDLRKVNRRVLESLVKCGAFDSTGAHRAQLMAVLDEALEHGQKVRRDIDAGQGSIFDLMGGASGPGPAAPELPNVPPWAEADRLGYEKEAIGFYITGHPLSDFQDEIKRLGTLDTVALKAASDGMTVTLAGVAAALKQKVTKKGDRMAFVSLEDLKGTVEVICFPDCFAKAEEFLKGDEPLLVKGTVDKDERGVKVKATSVEPLSSAAQTRTTRLRLKLEATGLTREKLVLLRQTLDKHPGTCRVSLHLKVPGKGTATLVLPGQYRVAADPALIDSVNQLFGHPVVEPVLAGD